In Ptiloglossa arizonensis isolate GNS036 chromosome 6, iyPtiAriz1_principal, whole genome shotgun sequence, a single window of DNA contains:
- the Mat1 gene encoding CDK-activating kinase assembly factor, which translates to MDDQACPRCKTTKYRNPSLKMMVNVCGHTLCESCVDLLFLKGSGSCPECKIPLRRANFRVQLFEDPMVEKEVNIRKRILRDFNKREEDFASLREYNDYLEEIETIIYNLANNIDVIETNKRIDQYKKDNKDQITKSKSKLGRSEYELEEMIELEKQKEEERRLELVKAEMEAKKKKIREKEALIDELTFSEGNAKNIVETFASAIQASKKEIKAVPSKVTQFSTGIKFGNQGTQNYLPVPKLDDGPLYSYTPIGQSTDGPTPPGWRELQARGYVSHVRAESSAERAGGFKAHVACLRALQEAMAGLYHNPSQHQTEFTSV; encoded by the exons ATGGATGATCAAGCTTGTCCAAGATGCAAAACTACCAAGTATCGGAATCCATCCTTAAAAATGATGGTAAATGTTTGTGGACACACATTATGTGAAAGCTGCGTAGACTTGTTGTTTCTCAAAG GTTCTGGATCTTGCCCAGAATGTAAAATTCCTTTAAGAAGAGCAAATTTTCGTGTTCAATTGTTTGAGGATCCAATGGTAGAGAAAGAGGTAAATATAAGAAAAAGGATACTTCGGGATTTTAATAAAAGAGAAGAGGACTTTGCATCATTACGCGAATACAACGATTATTTAGaagaaattgaaacaattatataTAACTTAGCTAACAATATCGATGTAATAGAAACAAATAAAAGAATAGACCAATATAAGAAGGACAACAAAGATCAAATAACAAAAAGCAAATCTAAACTTGGTAGAAGCGAATATGAATTAGAAGAGATGATAGAGTTAGAAAAACAAAAGGAAGAGGAGAGACGATTGGAACTAGTTAAAGCAGAAATGGAagctaaaaagaaaaagattcgtGAAAAAGAAGCACTTATAGATGAGCTTACATTTTCAGAAGGAAATGCAAAGAATATTGTGGAAACATTTGCATCTGCTATACAAGCAtctaaaaaggaaataaaagcaGTACCTTCAAAAGTTACTCAATTTAGTACAGGAATCAAGTTTGGTAATCAAGGAACTCAGAATTATTTACCTGTGCCAAAACTTGACGACGGGCCTTTGTATTCTTATACTCCTATTGGACAATCAACCGATGGTCCAACACCACCTGGTTGGAGAGAACTACAAGCTCGTGGTTATGTTTCTCACGTTCGTGCAGAATCTTCAGCAGAAAGAGCAGGAGGATTTAAAGCACATGTTGCATGTTTAAGGGCTTTACAAGAAGCTATGGCTGGTTTATACCATAATCCCTCACAACATCAAACGGAATTTACAAGTGTTTGA